GTCCTTGCCCTCTGCCTTGCCCAGGGGGCCGAGGGAGCGAATTTTCTCGGTAAACGCGGTGATCATCCTGACAAAATTCGGCCCTTCGGCGGCCGAGGCCCAGTCGATCAGCAGCCGTTGGCGGGCAACTCCCAGCCGTTCCAGCATTTCATCAACCAGGGAGGCCGAGACCAGGGCATGGTAGTTGCCGTCCTGGTAGTGGCATTCGCCGGGATGACAGCCGCCGACAAAGATGGCGTCCGCGCCGCTGGCCAGCCCCTCCAGGGGAAAGGAAGGGTCAAGCCGGCCGGTGCACATGATCCGGATCACCCGCAGGTTGGGCGGATACTGATACCTGCCGACCCCGGCCGAGTCGGCGGCGGTATAGCAGCACCAGTTGCATAGAAAACCCAGGATATGGGGATTGTATTCAGTGGTCATCTGTTAATTTCCTTAGAGTCATTTTCAGCGTTTGAACAGTTTGAACGGTTCAAACGGCTTGAACGGTTCCCCTTGCTCCCCGCGGATTAAAGGCATGGATCTGGGCAAGGATTGCATCGTAGGTAAAGCGGCCCATATCAATGGCCAGGGTCGGGCAGCGGGCCGCACAGACCCCGCAGCCCTTGCAGGAGGCGGTGATGGTCCGGGCCTTGCGTTTTTTGTTTTTCTTATGGATTTGAATCGCCTTATAGGGGCAGAATGCCTGGCAGGCCCCGCAGCCGATGCACTTCTCCGGATCAACGTTCGAGACGATGGGCTCCGGGCTGATGCTCCCCCGGGCCAGGGGTTGGCAGGCCCGGCCACCGGCGGCCTGGGCCTGGGCAATGGTTTCGTCCATGGATTTGGGGCCATGGGCCAGGCCGCAGACATAGACACCGTCCACCGCAAAATCCACCGGCCGCAGTTTGACATGGGCCTCCAGAAAGAAGTTGTCGCTGGTGACCGGCACCTTGAGCAGCCGGGCCAGGGTGGCGGGATCATCGGCCTCAATACCGGTGGAGAGAACAAGCAGGTCGCTGCGCCGTTCCACCTCTTCCCCGAGGATCGGATCAAAAAAAATCACCATCGGCCTGCTCCGGCCCCCCTTGCCAATGGCCACCCTTGGCGGCCGCTCCGGGGAATAGCGGGTAAAGATGATCCCCTGTTCGCGGGCCCGGCGATAGTCGTCCTCCATGAAACCGTAGGTGCGCATGTCCCGGTACAGGACCGTGATCCGGATCGCCGGGCTCAGCTCCTTGATCCGCAGCCCGTTTTTCACCGCCTGTCCGCAGCAGACGCGGCTGCAGTAGGAAAGATCGTCGCCCCGGGAGCCGACACACTGGATCATGACAACCTGTCGGCAGTCGGCCGGCAGAGGCTTCTTCCGGGCCAGCCGTTTCTCCAGATCGATCTGGGTCAGCACCCGGCTCGATTCACCGTAGCCGAATTTCCGCGGCACATGTGGTTTGCCGCCAATGGCCAGAATCACCACCCCGTGATTGATCATCGTATTGCCCTTCGGACCTGCAGTGGTATCGCTGTTAGATACGACGACCGTGGAGGTAAAATTACCGACATAGCCGGAAACAATGCTCAGTTCCGCCCTGGTCAGGACGGTGATTTTCCGATGGCCCCGCACCCTGTCGATCAGTTCCCTGATCACCTGGCCGGGGTCCTTGCCATACCGGTCCCGGGTGAGGAGCAGGGTCCGGCCGCCTAAACTTTTTTCCCTTTCCACCAGGGTACATTCAAAGCCCTGGTCAGCAATGGTCAGGGCCGCGGTCATCCCGGCCAGTCCGCCGCCGACCACCAGGGCCGAGGGGGTCACCTCCAGTTCCTGTTCCGCAAGCGGGGTGAGCA
This region of Desulfobacterales bacterium genomic DNA includes:
- a CDS encoding hydrogenase iron-sulfur subunit, giving the protein MTTEYNPHILGFLCNWCCYTAADSAGVGRYQYPPNLRVIRIMCTGRLDPSFPLEGLASGADAIFVGGCHPGECHYQDGNYHALVSASLVDEMLERLGVARQRLLIDWASAAEGPNFVRMITAFTEKIRSLGPLGKAEGKDRAQLQHQLSQAAEAARGRKIRTGLINASREMMKAEKISRKIIATLVREKCNKALTGLTGRESA